In Perca fluviatilis chromosome 18, GENO_Pfluv_1.0, whole genome shotgun sequence, one genomic interval encodes:
- the tagapb gene encoding T cell activation RhoGTPase activating protein b isoform X1 produces the protein MQSENYQLTTNSTRQQGVEVLLGDTSMDSPDYGVATMRRGSYDDAAASLHPHLRHLAQRRRSAPSLVFGKALPWSPIREEASCWVSMEQSPFVLGLTSENGELLLDETVQVTEGSKTKEGHLFLFSDVIVFAKLKSTASYRLKHRVRLQDIWLYGFEDELEEEEETTGDIDLKVTLVLAWDLTFCLVCFGSPEVKEHWLDTLHRKIKDAKARGGCASSPPDVLMKVLSSSITTKTLTGGGMEQFIEFSLDGNAKTSAVSKQLNNKEDKHVIETKWNLVRRLRNGSGFINKACRSDTDPKPRLFGQPLSNICPDECSLPKPVSEVLLLLRKRGPSTEGVFRKPCNNKNMRDIREQLNSGLEVDLEGQPVVLLVGLLKSFLKELPGSLLVSELYDKWMVALNNDDTQQRALEIKKVVDDLPGPNKLLLQHLVCVLHHILESADTNKMDASNLAVCIAPTLLQLDGTPLDEQKEQMKKVTELTQFLIEHCEILGENIPNLLDTDADSLSSQHHDSAYDSTDPDGDGEAGESTRSTHLESGSSSSLSPSFTTSSWSSDALFNTKPAVSRRCSEPIILLSADLESLCSHSRSHDDCSMERKDFEEQPLKKQISDDSFLLRVRGGARPVSFPKLSSSSNMDPLPYMAGNCSCSSLESAASNQSESSVFTSSPVGSPPCLRRANTTTQPSMAAKAQQDIPRLISDEKRRSQSMRVASKVLMRTRSLGAFSRSSVKKDSQKENSFPCGTLQEDSQSEADPPAELLHKPRPLSAIEVFKQVDSKLPCRPPSYEQAVQNTGLPPQYGSMTVYDAIVLERRSRPSSVNYDFPPTCSVNQYRDCFAQAAQDKANDGQQRRPFRQRAMSESVSAGRHEVVSRRCSQPVFEEFSYAKESYV, from the exons GGAGGAGGCTTCCTGCTGGGTGTCTATGGAGCAGAGTCCATTCGTCCTTGGCCTCACCAGTGAGAACGGAGAGCTGCTGCTGGACGAAACTGTTCAGGTCACCGAGGGCTCGAAGACCAAGGAGGGACACCTGTTCCTCTTCAGCGATGTCATTGTCTTTGCTAAACTCAA GTCGACTGCCAGCTATCGTCTAAAGCACAGGGTGAGGCTCCAGGACATCTGGCTTTACGGTTTTGAAGACGaactggaggaagaggaggaaacgACGGGGGATATTGACCTCAAGGTGACCCTCGTCTTGGCCTGGGATCTCACTTTTTgtttggtgtgttttgg CTCGCCTGAGGTGAAAGAACACTGGTTAGATACTCTTCACAG AAAAATTAAAGACGCAAAAGCGAGAGGTGGTTGTGCTTCTTCCCCTCCAGACGTCCTCATGAAGGTTTTGAGTAGCAGCATCACG ACTAAAACTCTAACAGGAGGTGGCATGGAACAATTCATTGAGTTTTCACTTGat GGCAACGCAAAGACCTCTGCTGTGTCAAAGCAGTTGAATAACAAGGAGGACAAGCATGTCATTG AAACCAAGTGGAACCTGGTGAGGAGGTTGAGAAATGGCTCTGGTTTCATCAACAAAGCATGCCGATCAGATACCGACCCCAAGCCTCGGCTGTTTGGACAGCCACTCAGCAATATATGCCCAGACGAATGCTCACTTCCCAAACCAGTCTCA GaggtgctgctgttgctgaGGAAGAGAGGGCCGTCCACCGAGGGAGTGTTTCGGAAACCGTGCAACAACAAGAACATGCGGGACATCCGAGAGCAACTCAACAGCGGCCTGGAGGTGGACTTGGAGGGCCAGCCGGTGGTCCTGCTCGTTGGGCTGCTCAAA AGTTTTCTGAAGGAACTTCCTGGCAGCCTGCTGGTGTCTGAACTTTATGACAAGTGGATGGTAGCTCTGAACAATGACGACACCCAGCAGAGAGCTCTGGAAATCAAAAA AGTGGTAGATGATCTCCCGGGACCCAACAAACTCCTCCTGCAGCATCTAGTCTGCGTCCTCCATCACATCCTCGAGAGCGCTGACACCAACAAGATGGACGCCTCCAACCTTGCGGTGTGTATCGCCCCCACGCTGTTGCAGCTGGATGGCACCCCGCTGGATGAGCAGAAGGAACAAATGAAGAAG GTCACAGAGCTAACTCAGTTCCTGATCGAGCATTGTGAGATACTTGGAGAGAATATCCCCAATCTGCTGGATACTGATGCAG ACTCACTGTCTTCTCAGCATCATGACTCTGCGTATGATAGCACCGACccagatggagatggagaggcAGGAGAGAGTACCAGGTCCACACATTTAGAGAGTGGCTCATCTTCCTCTCTCAGTCCCAGCTTCACCACCTCCTCTTGGTCATCTGATGCGCTGTTCAACACGAAGCCAGCAGTCTCCCGCCGCTGCTCTGAGCCCATCATCCTCCTGTCAGCTGATCTTGAGAGCCTGTGCAGCCATTCCAGGAGCCACGATGACTGCTCCATGGAGAGGAAGGACTTTGAGGAGCAGCCTCTGAAAAAGCAGATCTCGGACGACTCCTTCTTGCTCAGAGTACGAGGTGGAGCAAGGCCAGTGTCTTTTCCGAAACTTAGCAGCAGCTCCAACATGGATCCACTGCCCTACATGGCTGGTAACTGCTCATGCTCTTCCCTTGAGAGCGCTGCCTCTAATCAGTCTGAAAGCTCTGTCTTCACCAGCTCCCCTGTGGGGTCGCCACCCTGCCTCAGGAGAGCAAACACCACCACTCAGCCTTCAATGGCTGCAAAGGCTCAGCAGGACATTCCAAGACTGATTTCAGATGAGAAGAGGCGTTCACAGTCCATGAGAGTTGCCAGTAAAGTCCTAATGCGGACCAGGAGCTTAGGAGCCTTCAGCAGGAGCAGCGTGAAGAAAGACTCTCAGAAGGAAAACTCCTTCCCTTGTGGAACTCTCCAggaggactctcagagtgaagCAGACCCACCAGCTGAGCTTCTGCACAAACCCCGGCCTTTGTCGGCCATTGAAGTGTTTAAGCAGGTGGACAGCAAGCTTCCCTGCAGGCCTCCATCATACGAGCAGGCAGTGCAGAACACgggccttcctccacagtatGGATCAATGACTGTATACGATGCCATAGTGCTGGAGAGAAGGTCCCGCCCATCCTCTGTAAACTATGACTTCCCACCTACCTGTTCTGTCAATCAGTACAGAGACTGTTTTGCTCAAGCAGCACAGGACAAAGCCAACGATGGCCAGCAGCGGCGGCCTTTCCGCCAGAGAGCTATGTCCGAGTCTGTGTCTGCAGGTCGTCATGAGGTTGTGTCACGCAGATGTAGCCAGCCTGTGTTTGAGGAATTTTCTTACGCCAAGGAGTCTTATGTTTGA
- the tagapb gene encoding T cell activation RhoGTPase activating protein b isoform X3, which yields MQSENYQLTTNSTRQQGVEVLLGDTSMDSPDYGVATMRRGSYDDAAASLHPHLRHLAQRRRSAPSLVFGKALPWSPISSPEVKEHWLDTLHRKIKDAKARGGCASSPPDVLMKVLSSSITTKTLTGGGMEQFIEFSLDGNAKTSAVSKQLNNKEDKHVIETKWNLVRRLRNGSGFINKACRSDTDPKPRLFGQPLSNICPDECSLPKPVSEVLLLLRKRGPSTEGVFRKPCNNKNMRDIREQLNSGLEVDLEGQPVVLLVGLLKSFLKELPGSLLVSELYDKWMVALNNDDTQQRALEIKKVVDDLPGPNKLLLQHLVCVLHHILESADTNKMDASNLAVCIAPTLLQLDGTPLDEQKEQMKKVTELTQFLIEHCEILGENIPNLLDTDADSLSSQHHDSAYDSTDPDGDGEAGESTRSTHLESGSSSSLSPSFTTSSWSSDALFNTKPAVSRRCSEPIILLSADLESLCSHSRSHDDCSMERKDFEEQPLKKQISDDSFLLRVRGGARPVSFPKLSSSSNMDPLPYMAGNCSCSSLESAASNQSESSVFTSSPVGSPPCLRRANTTTQPSMAAKAQQDIPRLISDEKRRSQSMRVASKVLMRTRSLGAFSRSSVKKDSQKENSFPCGTLQEDSQSEADPPAELLHKPRPLSAIEVFKQVDSKLPCRPPSYEQAVQNTGLPPQYGSMTVYDAIVLERRSRPSSVNYDFPPTCSVNQYRDCFAQAAQDKANDGQQRRPFRQRAMSESVSAGRHEVVSRRCSQPVFEEFSYAKESYV from the exons CTCGCCTGAGGTGAAAGAACACTGGTTAGATACTCTTCACAG AAAAATTAAAGACGCAAAAGCGAGAGGTGGTTGTGCTTCTTCCCCTCCAGACGTCCTCATGAAGGTTTTGAGTAGCAGCATCACG ACTAAAACTCTAACAGGAGGTGGCATGGAACAATTCATTGAGTTTTCACTTGat GGCAACGCAAAGACCTCTGCTGTGTCAAAGCAGTTGAATAACAAGGAGGACAAGCATGTCATTG AAACCAAGTGGAACCTGGTGAGGAGGTTGAGAAATGGCTCTGGTTTCATCAACAAAGCATGCCGATCAGATACCGACCCCAAGCCTCGGCTGTTTGGACAGCCACTCAGCAATATATGCCCAGACGAATGCTCACTTCCCAAACCAGTCTCA GaggtgctgctgttgctgaGGAAGAGAGGGCCGTCCACCGAGGGAGTGTTTCGGAAACCGTGCAACAACAAGAACATGCGGGACATCCGAGAGCAACTCAACAGCGGCCTGGAGGTGGACTTGGAGGGCCAGCCGGTGGTCCTGCTCGTTGGGCTGCTCAAA AGTTTTCTGAAGGAACTTCCTGGCAGCCTGCTGGTGTCTGAACTTTATGACAAGTGGATGGTAGCTCTGAACAATGACGACACCCAGCAGAGAGCTCTGGAAATCAAAAA AGTGGTAGATGATCTCCCGGGACCCAACAAACTCCTCCTGCAGCATCTAGTCTGCGTCCTCCATCACATCCTCGAGAGCGCTGACACCAACAAGATGGACGCCTCCAACCTTGCGGTGTGTATCGCCCCCACGCTGTTGCAGCTGGATGGCACCCCGCTGGATGAGCAGAAGGAACAAATGAAGAAG GTCACAGAGCTAACTCAGTTCCTGATCGAGCATTGTGAGATACTTGGAGAGAATATCCCCAATCTGCTGGATACTGATGCAG ACTCACTGTCTTCTCAGCATCATGACTCTGCGTATGATAGCACCGACccagatggagatggagaggcAGGAGAGAGTACCAGGTCCACACATTTAGAGAGTGGCTCATCTTCCTCTCTCAGTCCCAGCTTCACCACCTCCTCTTGGTCATCTGATGCGCTGTTCAACACGAAGCCAGCAGTCTCCCGCCGCTGCTCTGAGCCCATCATCCTCCTGTCAGCTGATCTTGAGAGCCTGTGCAGCCATTCCAGGAGCCACGATGACTGCTCCATGGAGAGGAAGGACTTTGAGGAGCAGCCTCTGAAAAAGCAGATCTCGGACGACTCCTTCTTGCTCAGAGTACGAGGTGGAGCAAGGCCAGTGTCTTTTCCGAAACTTAGCAGCAGCTCCAACATGGATCCACTGCCCTACATGGCTGGTAACTGCTCATGCTCTTCCCTTGAGAGCGCTGCCTCTAATCAGTCTGAAAGCTCTGTCTTCACCAGCTCCCCTGTGGGGTCGCCACCCTGCCTCAGGAGAGCAAACACCACCACTCAGCCTTCAATGGCTGCAAAGGCTCAGCAGGACATTCCAAGACTGATTTCAGATGAGAAGAGGCGTTCACAGTCCATGAGAGTTGCCAGTAAAGTCCTAATGCGGACCAGGAGCTTAGGAGCCTTCAGCAGGAGCAGCGTGAAGAAAGACTCTCAGAAGGAAAACTCCTTCCCTTGTGGAACTCTCCAggaggactctcagagtgaagCAGACCCACCAGCTGAGCTTCTGCACAAACCCCGGCCTTTGTCGGCCATTGAAGTGTTTAAGCAGGTGGACAGCAAGCTTCCCTGCAGGCCTCCATCATACGAGCAGGCAGTGCAGAACACgggccttcctccacagtatGGATCAATGACTGTATACGATGCCATAGTGCTGGAGAGAAGGTCCCGCCCATCCTCTGTAAACTATGACTTCCCACCTACCTGTTCTGTCAATCAGTACAGAGACTGTTTTGCTCAAGCAGCACAGGACAAAGCCAACGATGGCCAGCAGCGGCGGCCTTTCCGCCAGAGAGCTATGTCCGAGTCTGTGTCTGCAGGTCGTCATGAGGTTGTGTCACGCAGATGTAGCCAGCCTGTGTTTGAGGAATTTTCTTACGCCAAGGAGTCTTATGTTTGA
- the rsph3 gene encoding radial spoke head protein 3 homolog has product MAFVSQSQRAPNESYTFASRPRPVENRSKYREPPSEQTHSNYGNIMYDRRVVRGNTYAQLIIPTTAQPDPVEAQRQQENRRRAIARKRAREQFRPSTPEALQGRKHIDVQTELYLEELSDVIVATDVQCQTDAFLDKPATPLFIPAKSGKDVETQIEEGELFDFDREVQPVLEVLVGKTIEQSLEEVMEEEELASLRAQQRAFEELRNNELAEVLRLQEQERRHSEEKGRRIAQQKEVLKKEKETAEKIAARAYTQQYLADLLPAVFTSLRSHGYFYDPVEKDIENNFFPWLMAEVNNSLEKRYTTRELLDTIIHDVTQKRLKMFKEPEMQ; this is encoded by the exons ATGGCTTTTGTTTCACAAAGCCAGAGAGCTCCAAACGAAAGTTACACCTTCGCAAGTCGCCCCAGACCTGTTGAGAATCGCTCCAAATACAGAGAGCCTCCGTCTGAACA GACACACAGCAATTATGGAAACATTATGTATGACCGTCGTGTTGTCAGAGGAAACACTTACGCCCAACTAATCATACCAACT ACGGCTCAGCCAGACCCTGTTGAAGCACAACGACAACAGGAGAATAGGAGGAGAGCCATTGCTCGAAAACGAGCCAGGGAGCAGTTCAGACCAAGTACTCCGGAGGCCCTGCAGGGCAGAAAACACATTGATGTGCAAACAG AGCTGTATCTCGAAGAATTGAGTGATGTTATAGTGGCTACAGATGTTCAGTGCCAGACTGATGCTTTCCTGGACAAACCTGCAACCCCGCTCTTCATACCTGCTAAATCTGGCAAAGATGTTGAAACACAGATAGAGGAGGGAGAG CTGTTTGACTTTGACAGGGAGGTGCAGCCAGTGTTGGAGGTCCTGGTGGGTAAGACAATAGAACAGTCCCTAGAGGAggtgatggaggaggaggagctggcCTCTCTGAGGGCCCAGCAGAGGGCCTTCGAAGAGCTCCGAAATAATGAGCTGGCAGAGGTGCTGCGGCTTCAGGAGCAGGAGAGACGCCACAGTGAGGAGAAA GGGCGTAGAATTGCCCAGCAAAAGGAGgtgctgaaaaaagaaaaagagacagcagAGAAGATTGCGGCCCGGGCGTACACCCAGCAGTACTTGGCTGACCTCCTACCTGCAGTGTTTACCTCGCTGAGAAGCCATGGCTACTTTTATGACCCGGTGGAGAAAG ATATTGAGAATAATTTCTTCCCATGGCTGATGGCTGAGGTTAACAACAGTTTGGAGAAGAGATACACAACAAGAGAGCTGCTGGACA ctatCATCCATGATGTCACCCAGAAAAGACTGAAGATGTTCAAAGAGCCGGAGATGCAGTAA
- the tagapb gene encoding T cell activation RhoGTPase activating protein b isoform X2 has product MQSENYQLTTNSTRQQGVEVLLGDTSMDSPDYGVATMRRGSYDDAAASLHPHLRHLAQRRRSAPSLVFGKALPWSPIRSTASYRLKHRVRLQDIWLYGFEDELEEEEETTGDIDLKVTLVLAWDLTFCLVCFGSPEVKEHWLDTLHRKIKDAKARGGCASSPPDVLMKVLSSSITTKTLTGGGMEQFIEFSLDGNAKTSAVSKQLNNKEDKHVIETKWNLVRRLRNGSGFINKACRSDTDPKPRLFGQPLSNICPDECSLPKPVSEVLLLLRKRGPSTEGVFRKPCNNKNMRDIREQLNSGLEVDLEGQPVVLLVGLLKSFLKELPGSLLVSELYDKWMVALNNDDTQQRALEIKKVVDDLPGPNKLLLQHLVCVLHHILESADTNKMDASNLAVCIAPTLLQLDGTPLDEQKEQMKKVTELTQFLIEHCEILGENIPNLLDTDADSLSSQHHDSAYDSTDPDGDGEAGESTRSTHLESGSSSSLSPSFTTSSWSSDALFNTKPAVSRRCSEPIILLSADLESLCSHSRSHDDCSMERKDFEEQPLKKQISDDSFLLRVRGGARPVSFPKLSSSSNMDPLPYMAGNCSCSSLESAASNQSESSVFTSSPVGSPPCLRRANTTTQPSMAAKAQQDIPRLISDEKRRSQSMRVASKVLMRTRSLGAFSRSSVKKDSQKENSFPCGTLQEDSQSEADPPAELLHKPRPLSAIEVFKQVDSKLPCRPPSYEQAVQNTGLPPQYGSMTVYDAIVLERRSRPSSVNYDFPPTCSVNQYRDCFAQAAQDKANDGQQRRPFRQRAMSESVSAGRHEVVSRRCSQPVFEEFSYAKESYV; this is encoded by the exons GTCGACTGCCAGCTATCGTCTAAAGCACAGGGTGAGGCTCCAGGACATCTGGCTTTACGGTTTTGAAGACGaactggaggaagaggaggaaacgACGGGGGATATTGACCTCAAGGTGACCCTCGTCTTGGCCTGGGATCTCACTTTTTgtttggtgtgttttgg CTCGCCTGAGGTGAAAGAACACTGGTTAGATACTCTTCACAG AAAAATTAAAGACGCAAAAGCGAGAGGTGGTTGTGCTTCTTCCCCTCCAGACGTCCTCATGAAGGTTTTGAGTAGCAGCATCACG ACTAAAACTCTAACAGGAGGTGGCATGGAACAATTCATTGAGTTTTCACTTGat GGCAACGCAAAGACCTCTGCTGTGTCAAAGCAGTTGAATAACAAGGAGGACAAGCATGTCATTG AAACCAAGTGGAACCTGGTGAGGAGGTTGAGAAATGGCTCTGGTTTCATCAACAAAGCATGCCGATCAGATACCGACCCCAAGCCTCGGCTGTTTGGACAGCCACTCAGCAATATATGCCCAGACGAATGCTCACTTCCCAAACCAGTCTCA GaggtgctgctgttgctgaGGAAGAGAGGGCCGTCCACCGAGGGAGTGTTTCGGAAACCGTGCAACAACAAGAACATGCGGGACATCCGAGAGCAACTCAACAGCGGCCTGGAGGTGGACTTGGAGGGCCAGCCGGTGGTCCTGCTCGTTGGGCTGCTCAAA AGTTTTCTGAAGGAACTTCCTGGCAGCCTGCTGGTGTCTGAACTTTATGACAAGTGGATGGTAGCTCTGAACAATGACGACACCCAGCAGAGAGCTCTGGAAATCAAAAA AGTGGTAGATGATCTCCCGGGACCCAACAAACTCCTCCTGCAGCATCTAGTCTGCGTCCTCCATCACATCCTCGAGAGCGCTGACACCAACAAGATGGACGCCTCCAACCTTGCGGTGTGTATCGCCCCCACGCTGTTGCAGCTGGATGGCACCCCGCTGGATGAGCAGAAGGAACAAATGAAGAAG GTCACAGAGCTAACTCAGTTCCTGATCGAGCATTGTGAGATACTTGGAGAGAATATCCCCAATCTGCTGGATACTGATGCAG ACTCACTGTCTTCTCAGCATCATGACTCTGCGTATGATAGCACCGACccagatggagatggagaggcAGGAGAGAGTACCAGGTCCACACATTTAGAGAGTGGCTCATCTTCCTCTCTCAGTCCCAGCTTCACCACCTCCTCTTGGTCATCTGATGCGCTGTTCAACACGAAGCCAGCAGTCTCCCGCCGCTGCTCTGAGCCCATCATCCTCCTGTCAGCTGATCTTGAGAGCCTGTGCAGCCATTCCAGGAGCCACGATGACTGCTCCATGGAGAGGAAGGACTTTGAGGAGCAGCCTCTGAAAAAGCAGATCTCGGACGACTCCTTCTTGCTCAGAGTACGAGGTGGAGCAAGGCCAGTGTCTTTTCCGAAACTTAGCAGCAGCTCCAACATGGATCCACTGCCCTACATGGCTGGTAACTGCTCATGCTCTTCCCTTGAGAGCGCTGCCTCTAATCAGTCTGAAAGCTCTGTCTTCACCAGCTCCCCTGTGGGGTCGCCACCCTGCCTCAGGAGAGCAAACACCACCACTCAGCCTTCAATGGCTGCAAAGGCTCAGCAGGACATTCCAAGACTGATTTCAGATGAGAAGAGGCGTTCACAGTCCATGAGAGTTGCCAGTAAAGTCCTAATGCGGACCAGGAGCTTAGGAGCCTTCAGCAGGAGCAGCGTGAAGAAAGACTCTCAGAAGGAAAACTCCTTCCCTTGTGGAACTCTCCAggaggactctcagagtgaagCAGACCCACCAGCTGAGCTTCTGCACAAACCCCGGCCTTTGTCGGCCATTGAAGTGTTTAAGCAGGTGGACAGCAAGCTTCCCTGCAGGCCTCCATCATACGAGCAGGCAGTGCAGAACACgggccttcctccacagtatGGATCAATGACTGTATACGATGCCATAGTGCTGGAGAGAAGGTCCCGCCCATCCTCTGTAAACTATGACTTCCCACCTACCTGTTCTGTCAATCAGTACAGAGACTGTTTTGCTCAAGCAGCACAGGACAAAGCCAACGATGGCCAGCAGCGGCGGCCTTTCCGCCAGAGAGCTATGTCCGAGTCTGTGTCTGCAGGTCGTCATGAGGTTGTGTCACGCAGATGTAGCCAGCCTGTGTTTGAGGAATTTTCTTACGCCAAGGAGTCTTATGTTTGA